From the Bos indicus x Bos taurus breed Angus x Brahman F1 hybrid chromosome 27, Bos_hybrid_MaternalHap_v2.0, whole genome shotgun sequence genome, one window contains:
- the LOC113884939 gene encoding histone H2B type 1-L-like, producing MAPSDPDLLDQGRSECPIEKTNMPELAKPAPAPKKGSKKAVTKAQEKDGKKCKRSRKESYSVYVYKMLKQVHPDTGISSKARIAGEASRLAHYNKRSTITSREIQTAMHLLLPGGLAKHAVSEGTKAVTKYTSSKVQTDNEKTITTIQFSAAGMAWRKRFLYPDW from the exons ATGGCACCCAGTGATCCCGACCTCCTGGATCAGGGCCGTTCTGAGTGCCCAATAGAGAAGACAA ACATGCCTGAACTGGCTAAGCCTGCTCCTGCCCCTAAAAAGGGCTctaaaaaagctgtgaccaaggcccaggagaaggacGGCAAGAAGTGCAAGCGCAGCCGCAAAGAGAGCTACTCTGTGTACGTGTACAAGATGCTGAAGCAAGTCCATCCTGACACCGGCATCTCGTCCAAGGCC CGCATCGCTGGCGAGGCATCACGCCTGGCGCATTACAACAAGCGCTCGACTATCACATCCAGAGAGATCCAGACCGCCATGCACTTGCTGCTACCTGGGGGGCTGGCCAAGCACGCCGTgtccgagggcactaaggctgtcaccaagtataccagctccaa AGTCCAAACTGATAACGAGAAGACGATAACCACCATCCAGTTCTCGGCTGCGGGCATGGCCTGGAGGAAGAGATTCCTGTATCCAGACTGGTAG